Genomic segment of Peptococcaceae bacterium:
AGGCAACGAGGTGATTTTTGATGGTTAACCTGGCTGTAGACCTTGCCGGGGTCAGGCTGAAAAACCCGGTGATGACCGCTTCCGGCTGCTTCGGGTTTGGCCGGGAATACTGCGACTTTTATGACCTGAGCCTGCTGGGCGCTGTCGTGGTCAAAGGCATTACCTTGCAGCCGCGCCTGGGGAACCCCCCTCCCCGGATTGCCGAAACTCCTGCCGGGCTGCTTAACAGCGTGGGCTTGCAGAACCCGGGGGTGGATTACGTAATAAGGGAAGAAATCCCCTGGCTCGCAAATTTCGGCGTGCCCGTCATCGTCAACATCAACGGGCATTCCAGCGAAGAGTTCGGCGAGCTGGCGGCCCGCCTGGACGGGGTTCCCGGCGTCGCTGCCCTTGAAGTGAACATATCCTGCCCCAACGTAAAAGAAGGGGGCATGTTTTTCGGGACGGATCCCGCCATGGCTTCCGAGGTGGTGAAAAGCGCCAGAAAAAGGACCAGGCTGCCGCTCATTGTTAAACTGTCCCCCAATGTCACCGA
This window contains:
- a CDS encoding dihydroorotate dehydrogenase, encoding MVNLAVDLAGVRLKNPVMTASGCFGFGREYCDFYDLSLLGAVVVKGITLQPRLGNPPPRIAETPAGLLNSVGLQNPGVDYVIREEIPWLANFGVPVIVNINGHSSEEFGELAARLDGVPGVAALEVNISCPNVKEGGMFFGTDPAMASEVVKSARKRTRLPLIVKLSPNVTDIVLIARAVEEAGADAVSLINTLLGMAIDTRTRRPALASVVGGLSGPAVKPVALRMVWQVSRAVNIPVVGMGGIVRAEDAVEFMLAGATAVAVGSGAFYDPLCAVKVIEGLERWLEKEKIADVQEIIGGLRIEEG